The Mya arenaria isolate MELC-2E11 chromosome 16, ASM2691426v1 genome includes a window with the following:
- the LOC128222253 gene encoding uncharacterized protein LOC128222253: MLFRALPVVMMVLTTFAAHVTAGRLSRVESQLIKVMAKMDTMDADIRSLVTKVKEIEVQSTSKASENTRTCIHKTDYTPGQVGKQYELKQLKSTLGMYQHSFAKHKTEFLAINNVIKDTLVEFRENASTTVTNLVKTVTEHVKTSSDNIAMTLENISKSSANSESTLRSEVLNYSKNINAEIQKNLDKQLQMTTDEMNNTMTGLIDRANKVVDIIDERRSTIEDNIFGVISTLHDPWSDWSSWSDCSRTCEFGTRTRHRTCNAPPAVADAICIGNATETEECHICPFHDPWSDWSSWSDCSSIREFGTRTRHRTCNAPTAIADAICIGNATETEECHICPSDCQGLLKLDATLPSGAYDVTLDSGEKVSVYCDMETSGGGWTVFQRRYDGSVDFNRSFAEYENGFGSLDAEFWLGLKYLHDMTRKENMTLRVDVRGTGYRSNAGYDVYSGFYITSPDRYEFYVSERIESSNMQRSYTLSQTGGTSFPNHRPFSTYDRDMDNPDMDNDYINYDDWSNDFNWNRLYDYSKETNCAKTVGGGWWYSSCNGNLNGRFFSKHFTYKPLRGPSYYSYLRTSSMMFRRRS, from the exons ATGTTGTTCCGTGCCTTACCTGTGGTAATGATGGTGCTTACGACCTTTGCAGCGCATGTTACGGCAGGCCGATTGAGCAGAGTAGAGAGCCAACTCATAAAAGTTATGGCG AAAATGGACACTATGGATGCAGACATCCGATCATTGGTCACTAAGGTAAAAGAGATTGAAGTACAATCAACTTCCAAAGCTTCCGAAAATACTAGAACTTGTATTCACAAGACTGACTATACACCAGGACAAGTTGGAAAACAATATGAACTTAAACAACTTAAAAGTACCCTTGGAATGTACCAACATTCATTTGCCAAACACAAAACGGAATTCTTggcaataaataatgttatcaaaGACACTTTGGTTGAATTTCGTGAAAATGCATCAACAACTGTAACAAATTTAGTTAAGACTGTCACTGAACATGTCAAAACAAGTTCAGATAATATAGCTATGACTTTGGAAAACATATCTAAATCATCAGCTAATAGTGAGAGTACATTGCGCTCTGAAGTGTTGAATTattcaaaaaacataaatgCTGAAATTCAGAAGAACTTGGACAAGCAACTACAAATGACAACAGATGAAATGAACAATACAATGACGGGACTGATTGACAGAGCAAATAAAGTTGTTGACATCATTGACGAAAGGAGATCTACTATTGAGGATAATATATTTGGCGTCATCAGTACAC TTCACGACCCCTGGAGTGACTGGTCATCGTGGTCTGATTGTTCGAGGACTTGTGAGTTTGGCACTAGGACAAGGCACAGAACCTGCAATGCCCCACCGGCCGTAGCTGATGCAATATGCATTGGAAACGCTACGGAGACAGAAGAATGTCACATTTGCCCGT TTCACGACCCCTGGAGTGACTGGTCATCATGGTCTGATTGTTCGAGTATTCGTGAGTTTGGCACTAGAACTAGGCACAGAACCTGCAATGCCCCAACGGCCATAGCTGATGCAATATGCATTGGAAATGCTACGGAGACAGAAGAATGTCACATTTGCCCGT CCGACTGTCAAGGCCTTTTAAAGCTAGACGCCACTTTGCCGTCGGGCGCATACGACGTCACATTGGACAGTGGAGAGAAAGTATCCGTATACTGTGACATGGAAACAAGCGGTGGAGGGTGGACG GTCTTCCAGCGGCGATACGATGGATCGGTAGATTTTAACAGAAGCTTCGCGGAATACGAGAATGGGTTCGGTTCTTTAGATGCAGAGTTTTGGTTAG GATTAAAATACCTTCACGACATgacaagaaaagaaaatatgacGTTACGTGTGGACGTGAGAGGTACAGGATATAGAAGTAATGCTGGTTACGATGTTTACTCTGGTTTCTACATCACATCTCCGGATCGCTACGAGTTCTACGTCTCTGAGAGAATCGAATCGTCaaaca TGCAAAGAAGTTATACCCTGTCACAGACAGGCGGAACATCGTTCCCAAACCATCGACCGTTCTCGACCTATGACCGGGATATGGACAATCCGGATATGGACAACGATTATATAAATTACGATGACTGGAGTAACGATTTTAACTGGAATAGGCTCTATGATTATTCGAAGGAGACCAACTGCGCTAAGACTGTAGGAGGTGGTTGGTGGTATAGTTCTTGTAACGGAAACCTGAATGGACGATTCTTTAGTAAGCACTTTACTTATAAACCCCTTCGTGGACCTTCCTATTATTCCTATTTAAGGACATCTAGTATGATGTTTAGACGTAGGTCCTAG